In Macadamia integrifolia cultivar HAES 741 chromosome 5, SCU_Mint_v3, whole genome shotgun sequence, a single window of DNA contains:
- the LOC122078742 gene encoding gibberellin-regulated protein 6-like, producing MAMARFIAVMLLVLLAISMLEAQVSAASEMQYHLDSRRYGSGSLKSYQCPSQCSRRCSQTQYHKPCMFFCQKCCKKCLCVPPGYYGNKAVCPCYNNWKTQQGGPKCP from the exons ATGGCGATGGCCAGGTTTATTGCTGTAATGCTTTTGGTGCTCCTTGCCATTTCCATGCTTGAAGCCCAG GTATCGGCGGCCAGTGAGATGCAGTACCACTTGGACAGC CGCCGATATGGATCTGGGAGTTTGAAAAGCTACC AGTGCCCGTCGCAGTGCTCAAGGAGGTGCAGCCAAACGCAGTACCACAAGCCATGTATGTTCTTCTGCCAGAAGTGCTGCAAGAAGTGCCTGTGTGTTCCTCCTGGTTACTATGGCAACAAGGCCGTTTGCCCTTGCTATAACAACTGGAAGACCCAACAGGGTGGCCCTAAATGCCCTTAA